A genomic stretch from Helianthus annuus cultivar XRQ/B chromosome 1, HanXRQr2.0-SUNRISE, whole genome shotgun sequence includes:
- the LOC110936587 gene encoding GATA transcription factor 12, which yields METPQFFHANTQQFTPEKRHSDVKTDHFIIDDLLNFPNDDTDEPYDVVADTNDSSIVTTTVDSCNSSGDVARRSLTDTQFSHDLCVPHDDMAELEWLSNFVEESFSSEDMEKLRLLSGVKSRPVEASETQKFQHDVDNQTNNAMFDKDVAVPAKARTKRSRAAPRNWTSRLVGLSQPSMGPTPLVSSESESDIGPSLIGKKAVKALPKKKEVYDNDSHNGEGRKCLHCATDKTPQWRTGPLGPKTLCNACGVRYKSGRLVPEYRPASSPTFVLAKHSNSHRKVLELRRQKEMQSVHQQPFFHHQNMIFDVPKGEDYLIHQHIGPDYRQLI from the exons ATGGAAACTCCTCAATTCTTCCATGCTAACACCCAACAATTCACACCCGAAAAGCGACACTCCGACGTCAAAACCGACCATTTCATCATTGATGACCTTCTCAATTTCCCTAACGATGACACCGATGAGCCGTATGATGTTGTCGCAGACACCAACGACTCCTCCATCGTCACCACCACCGTCGACAGCTGCAACTCCTCCGGAGATGTCGCTCGCCGGAGCCTCACCGACACTCAATTCTCCCATGACCTTTGTGTCCCG cATGATGATATGGCTGAGCTAGAATGGTTATCAAATTTTGTGGAAGAATCATTTTCATCTGAAGATATGGAGAAGCTAAGGTTGTTGTCGGGAGTCAAATCGCGACCTGTTGAAGCTTCCGAGACTCAAAAATTCCAACATGACGTTGATAACCAAACCAACAACGCGATGTTTGACAAGGATGTGGCGGTTCCAGCCAAGGCTCGCACCAAGCGTTCTCGTGCGGCACCACGCAATTGGACTTCACGACTCGTTGGTCTCTCTCAACCCTCAATGGGTCCAACCCCTCTTGTGTCGTCAGAGTCAGAGTCTGACATTGGCCCGAGTTTAATTGGCAAGAAAGCAGTGAAAGCTCTCCCAAAGAAGAAAGAGGTTTATGACAATGACTCGCACAATGGAGAAGGGCGGAAGTGTCTCCATTGTGCCACTGATAAAACCCCCCAGTGGCGTACTGGACCATTAGGTCCAAAAACGCTTTGTAATGCTTGTGGGGTTCGCTACAAGTCTGGTCGATTGGTTCCTGAGTATCGACCAGCTTCAAGCCCCACATTTGTTCTTGCAAAACACTCAAATTCGCATCGTAAGGTACTTGAGCTTAGAAGACAAAAGGAGATGCAAAGTGTACACCAACAACCATTCTTCCATCACCAAAATATGATATTTGATGTTCCTAAAGGGGAGGATTACTTGATCCACCAACATATTGGTCCGGATTACAGGCAACTAATCTAA